One Sphingomicrobium marinum genomic window carries:
- a CDS encoding alanine/glycine:cation symporter family protein, whose amino-acid sequence MEFIGSLIDRLGEAVFYEVDMFGSSIGLIVVWLAIPMVFFTFYLGFINLRGMGQGIRAIRGKFAREGGEGEMTQFQALSTALSGTVGLGNIAGVAVALALGGPGAIFWMFIIGWFAMTLKFSEVTLGMKYREELPDGTILGGPMYTLRNGLAARGKPLLGKWMGGLYAFFAMFAALPMFQVNQSFSQASTAFNLSQDSALAYGIILAIAAAIVIFGSARWLGRVTAAIVPTMGFVYLGGIFIILAVGFADIPAAIMVIIADAFTGQAAGGGAVGAFVVGMRRAVFSTEAGTGSSVMAHVHARTKEPVSEGMVALLEPFIDTVVICTLGGIALVVAGTWLDPNLEDIAITSQAFANVAPWMPYVLAAAVILFAYSTICAWGFYGSQAWGYLFGSSKGSTSIYKIVFVALLPAGAVLDLGTVISFVDSAFFLMAIPNVIALYIFAPELKAMLKDYQARRMAKD is encoded by the coding sequence ATGGAATTCATCGGGTCGCTGATCGACCGGCTAGGCGAAGCTGTCTTTTACGAAGTCGACATGTTCGGCTCGTCCATCGGACTGATCGTCGTGTGGCTGGCCATCCCGATGGTTTTTTTCACCTTCTATCTCGGCTTCATCAACCTGCGCGGCATGGGCCAGGGTATTAGGGCCATCCGCGGCAAGTTCGCCCGCGAAGGCGGCGAAGGCGAGATGACGCAGTTCCAGGCGCTGTCGACTGCTCTGTCGGGCACCGTGGGCCTGGGCAATATCGCGGGCGTCGCGGTGGCCTTGGCGCTCGGCGGTCCGGGCGCGATCTTCTGGATGTTCATCATCGGCTGGTTCGCGATGACGCTCAAATTTTCCGAAGTGACGCTCGGCATGAAGTATCGCGAGGAATTGCCTGACGGCACCATCCTCGGCGGTCCGATGTATACGCTTCGCAACGGACTTGCTGCCCGCGGCAAGCCATTGCTCGGAAAATGGATGGGCGGGCTCTACGCCTTTTTCGCGATGTTCGCCGCGCTGCCGATGTTCCAGGTCAACCAGAGCTTTAGCCAGGCCAGTACGGCCTTCAATCTCAGTCAGGACAGCGCCCTCGCCTACGGCATCATTCTCGCTATCGCCGCCGCCATTGTCATCTTCGGCAGTGCCAGGTGGCTCGGCCGCGTTACTGCCGCGATCGTGCCGACGATGGGGTTCGTCTATCTTGGCGGTATCTTCATCATCCTGGCAGTCGGTTTTGCCGATATTCCGGCAGCTATCATGGTCATCATCGCCGATGCCTTCACCGGCCAAGCGGCGGGCGGCGGCGCGGTCGGCGCTTTCGTCGTCGGCATGCGCCGCGCGGTCTTTTCCACCGAAGCCGGCACGGGCTCCTCCGTCATGGCGCACGTCCATGCGCGAACGAAGGAGCCGGTTTCCGAAGGCATGGTCGCGCTGCTCGAACCCTTCATCGATACGGTCGTGATCTGCACGCTGGGCGGCATTGCGCTGGTCGTCGCCGGCACCTGGCTCGATCCCAATCTCGAGGATATCGCCATTACCAGCCAAGCCTTCGCCAATGTTGCGCCCTGGATGCCCTATGTCCTCGCAGCAGCGGTCATCCTGTTTGCCTATTCGACAATCTGCGCGTGGGGGTTCTACGGCAGCCAGGCATGGGGCTATCTGTTCGGCAGCAGCAAAGGCTCGACCAGCATCTACAAGATCGTGTTCGTTGCCCTGCTCCCTGCCGGCGCGGTGCTCGATCTGGGCACGGTCATCAGCTTCGTCGACAGCGCGTTCTTCCTGATGGCGATCCCCAACGTGATCGCGCTCTACATCTTCGCGCCCGAGCTCAAAGCCATGCTCAAGGATTACCAGGCACGCAGGATGGCCAAAGACTGA